Proteins from one Sabethes cyaneus chromosome 2, idSabCyanKW18_F2, whole genome shotgun sequence genomic window:
- the LOC128735950 gene encoding uncharacterized protein LOC128735950: protein MATKAAHLELVLNLTTEAFLAALRRFCARRGYPLNIYCDNATNFVGASKELRRLFNSQQHRQQVATQCTRDGITFHFIPPRSPSFGGLWKACVKATKHILNRVTIDVLLSQEEMTTTVAQIEACLNSRPLTPLSNDPDDLEALTPGYFLIGAPLQAIPEPDLTSLSLNRLSRWQQMQRVVQSFWSRWYKEYLPTLQKIQEWPGEHPNLSVEDMVLVQEDNLPHTKWPIARVVKTIVGDDNCVRVADVMLGDNKIYRRTIRNMCPLPQSDSKPTDIMEECQPANRNARMSKNN from the coding sequence ATGGCCACAAAGGCAGCTCATCTGGAATTAGTGCTAAATCTCACCACCGAAGCTTTCCTTGCTGCGCTTCGGCGATTCTGCGCGCGGCGTGGCTATCCGTTGAATATATATTGCGACAACGCAACCAATTTTGTGGGGGCAAGCAAGGAATTACGAAGACTATTCAACTCGCAACAACATAGGCAGCAAGTCGCAACTCAATGCACCCGCGATGGAATTACATTCCATTTCATTCCACCGCGTTCGCCATCATTTGGTGGGCTTTGGAAAGCCTGCGTAAAAGCTACAAAACACATCCTAAATCGTGTAACCATTGATGTGCTTCTCTCTCAAGAAGAAATGACGACTACCGTGGCACAAATTGAAGCGTGCCTAAATTCACGACCGCTCACGCCTCTATCCAACGATCCCGATGACCTTGAAGCCCTTACTCCTGGGTACTTCCTCATCGGTGCACCCCTCCAAGCTATTCCCGAACCCGATCTTACCTCACTCTCTCTAAATCGCCTATCCCGCTGGCAGCAAATGCAACGTGTTGTACAGTCCTTCTGGTCCCGTTGGTATAAAGAGTATTTGCCTACTCTTCAAAAAATCCAAGAATGGCCTGGTGAGCATCCGAATCTCTCCGTCGAGGACATGGTGCTAGTACAGGAGGACAACCTACCACACACGAAATGGCCCATTGCGCGGGTTGTAAAGACTATTGTTGGTGATGATAACTGTGTGAGAGTTGCAGACGTTATGCTAGGGGATAATAAAATCTATCGGCGTACAATTCGTAATATGTGTCCGTTACCGCAGAGCGATTCTAAACCCACAGACATTATGGAAGAGTGTCAACCAGCCAATCGCAATGCCAGAATGTCCAAAAACAACTAA